The DNA region CCCGGCTGCAGGAGCTGGACGGCATCGGCGAGGGCCGCGCCGAGACCGTCTACGGCGCCCTGGAGAACAACGCCGAGGCGCTGGAGGCGGGCAACGTCGAACTCGGCGGCGTCGGGCTGCGGACGCTGCTCGACGCGTTCGTCGCCGAGGTCGTCGAACAGCAGAACGCACCCATCGACGAGCCGGTGACGACCGACGTGAACAGGCTGATCCGGCTGCCGGGCAGCCTCCACGGCGGCAGCGCGCTGGCGGTGCGACGCATCGACCGGGCGGACCTGGACGCGTTCGACCCGCTGGTCGACGCCGTCCCGGAGACGTTCGTCGGCCACGAGATCAGCGTCGAGGTGACCGACCCCGGCACCGTGGAACTGCGTGGCGATACCTTTAATCTCCAGGCGGGCGAGTCGTCCGTTCCGGAGTACCTCGGCGCGTTCCTGATGGCCAGAGGCCGCGCCGAGAAGGCACCAGAATGAGAGGCAACCCGCGATGATGGACCTGGACGAACTGCGCTCGGTACAGAGCCGCGAACGACAGACCGACAGCCTCCAGCAGCTGCGGGAGTCGTTCTACCGGGACGCCGGGGAGTTCATCCAGCAGCTGCACCGCGAGCGCGAGCGCGCCGCCGAGGAGGCAGACGACCCCTGGGACGCCCCGGAGGTCAACCGCCTCAGCGACGACATCGACACGGCCGAGGGGACGGTCGAGGCCATCTACGAGCGCCGCGTCGGCAAGATCGTCAAGATGGCGTCGCTCGCCGCCGCGGACATGCCGACCGAGGACGAGGGACTCACCGCCGAGGAGCGCAGCCTCTTCGAGACGCTCGTCGGCGCGATCGAGGAGAACCGCGCGCGCGTCGAGGCGGTCATCGACGGGGAGAACCCCGCCGCCGCGGCCGCCGACGTGGAGACGGGCGTCGAAACCGCCGCGGGAGCCGACCCGGCGACCGGCGGGGCGGACGAACCCGCTCCCCCGGCCGACACGGGCGCGTCGGGCGAGGCGCCCGCCGATCACCCGCCGGATTCGCCGACGAGCGACCCGGACGCGAGCGGCTCGCCCGGCGCCGATCCGTCCGCCGCCGGCCCGACACGCGACTCCGCCGGCGGGGACGGCGAGCGCGGCGAGGTGCCGAGCGATCCCGCGGACCTCGGCGACGCCCCGGCCGCGTCCGGCGCCGGCGGCGAGCCGACCCCGAGCCCGCCCGGGGACGAACCGGCCGGGGCCTCGGGCGTCGACGCCGCCGACCTGATGGGCGACGGCTCGGAGACGGCCGACGCAGGGGACGCGACGGACGACACCGGCCCGGCCGCGCCGCCGGAGGAGTCGGACGACGGGGGCCGCGACCACCCCCCGCAGGCCGACGGGGGCGCCGGTGCGGTCGACGCCGGGGGGAGTCCCGAGTCCGGTCGCGAGACCGGCCCGGCGGTCCCGGCGGGCGACGGCGCCACGACCGAATCCGCGTCGCCTTCGCCCGACGAGGCGACGGGCGGCGCGGAGGACGCGTCGGTCGACCGCGCGACCGTGAGGATCACCAGCGACGTGGGCGAGATCTTCGGCGTCGACCAGCGGGCCTACGACCTCACCGCCGAGGACGTGGTGACGCTGCCCGAGGCCAACGCCGGGCCGCTCGTCGAGCGCGACGCCGCCGAGCGGCTGGACTGACCCCGTATCTCCCGGCGAGAAAGTGACCGTCGAGCCGCGGCTTCGGTTTCGATTCGTGGCCGGTGAATCGGTGTGAGTCGGATCCGACCCGTCAGGTCGGGTCGGGACGGGACCCGAGCGTGAGTTCGACGGTCCGTTCATCGCCGTCGCGGAGGACGGTCACGTCGATGGTGTCGCCGGGGCTGGTCTCCAGCGCGAGGAAGCTGGCGAGCGTCTCCCTGGTAGGGATCGCGGTTCCGTCCATCGAGACGACCACGTCGCCGCCGGTCCCGACGCCGGGCTGGCCGGCCACGGTCGTCTCGCCGGTGGACCCCTGGAGGACCCCGTCAGAGGGGCCGCCGTCGCGGACGAGGTCGATGTAGACGCCGACGCGCTCGTCCACGTCGTTGGCCTCGGCGTGCAGCGGGTCGACCGTCTGGAGGCGGACGCCCATGTAGGAGTGTTCGTACTCGCCGTCTTCGAGCAGTGCGGGGACCACTCTGCGGGTGAGCGGCGCGGAGATGCCGAAGCCGATGTTGTCGCCGCCGCCCGAGTTGATGACGCCCGCGACGACCCCGTCGAGCGTGACCAGCGGGCCGCCGGAGTTGCCGGGGTTGACCGGCGCGTCCGTCTGGATCGCGTCGGGGATGCTGAAGTTGTTGGGCGCGGGGAGCGTCCGGTTGACGCCGCTGACGATCCCGGCCGAGACGGACCCGGAGTAGCCGAAGGGGTTGCCGATGGCGATGACTTCCGTCCCCACGTCGGGGTCTGACTCGCGCAGCGCCAGCGGCTCGGCGCTCTCGGGCAGCTCCTCGACGGAGAGGACCGCGAGGTCGCTGTACACGTCCGTCCCCTCGACGGTGGCGTCGAGCCAGCCGCTGTCGCTGAACCGGAGGTAGATCGTCTCGGCCCCCTCGACGACGTGCTGGTTCGTGACGACGTGGCCGTCGCTGTAGACGAAGCCGGTGCCCTGTGAGGGGCTCGGTGCCCCGGTGTACACCTGGATCTGGGCGACCGACGGGACGGTCGAGCGGTACACCTCGGCGTAGGTGCTCTCCCCGTCGGCGTCGAACTGCTCGAAGTCGCCGGCGGCGCCGTCCGCGCCGCCGTTCCCGTCCGCCGGACCGGAGCCCGGCGTCGACGGATCGGGGTCGACCGGCGTCGTGTCCTCGGCCTCGCCGCCGAGGATCGAGTCGGAACAGCCCGCGACGCCCGCCGACAGCGCCGTGCCGCAGGCCGCGAGGAACCGTCGCCGCGACGAGTCGGAGTCGTCCATACCGGGACTGTAGGACACCAGCCGAATAAAACCGCGGACGCACCGGGCCGGACCGACCGGGGCCGGAGCCGGGGGCCGGCGGCAGGTTCCAGAGAGTCTCTCCCCCTGAGTCGGGTTTTTGAGCGCGAGCGGTCAAGCGGTGGCGACCGAATGGCACGTCCCGACCCACACGGCAGTTTCGACGAGATCCGCGAGGAAGTCGACGGCCGCCCGATGCTCAGCCTGTTCCGCTACGCGACCCCCTACTGGGCGCCGCTGGCGCTCGGCGTCGTCTCGACGATGGTCAACCGCGTCGCGCGCCTGTTCCCGGCGCTGCTCATCGCGGCCGCCATCGACCTCGCGGTCAACCCCTCCGGCACCGCCAGCAGCGTCCTCTCGGCGGTGGGCATCGTCCCGGCCGAACCCGTCCCGCTCGACGACACCGCCGCCAGACTCGACCTGCTGTACTACCTCGGCGCGCTCGCGGCGGGCGCCTACGTCGTCCAGTCGGTCAGTCACTTCGGGTCGCGCTACTTCTTCCAGACGACCGCCCAGCGCATCCAGCACGACCTGCGGCTGGACACCTACGACCACATGCAGCGGCTGTCGCTGGACTTCTTCAACAACCACCAGACCGGCGGCATGATGTCGATCCTCAACAGCGACATCAACCGGCTGGAGGACTTCTTCAACGCCGAGATCCGCGAGATCACGCGGGCGATCATGATCTTCACGCTCGTCGGCGGGTGGATGATCTACACGGCGCCGTGGCTCGGGTTCCTCGTGCTCGTGCCGGTGCCGATCATCGCGCTGATCACCGCGAAGTTCATCATCTGGATCGAGCCGAAGTACAAGCGGATCCGCGAGCTGGTCGCGCGGATGAACACCCGGCTGTCGAACAACCTCGGGGGCGCGGCCATCGTCAAATCGTTCGACCGCTACGACGTGGAGCGGGACCGCGTCGCCGAGCAGTCCGGCGGCTACCGCGACGAGAAGATCGACGCCATCACCGTCCGGAAGGCCTTCTTCGCCTCGCTGCGGCTGCTCGTCGGCGCGATGTTCGTGACCATCCTCGTCCTCGGCGGCCGCGACGCCGTCACCGCGGGCGGCCTGACCGCCGGCGCCTTCGTCACCTACTTCATGTTCCTGCGCTACCTCGACGGCCCGATGACCCGCATCGGGAAGACCGCCAACAACTACCAGAAGGCCAAATCGAGCGCCGAGCGCGTCTTCGGCGTCCTCGGCTACACCGCCGACGTGACGACCGCCGAGGACGGCCACGCCCCCGACTCGGTCGACGGCCGCGTCGCGTTCGACGACGTGGACTTCAGCTACGCCGAGGGCGGCGAACAGATCCTCGACGGCGTCGACCTCGAAGTCGAGGCCGGAGAGACGGTCGGGTTCGCCGGCACGAGCGGGTCGGGGAAGTCCACCCTGCTCAAGCTCCCGCCGCGGTTCTACGACGTGGACTCCGGGGCCGTCCGGATCGACGGGACGGACGTTCGCGAGTTCGACCTGCAGACGCTGCGCAACCGGATCGGCGTCGTCGAGCAGGACCCGTACATGTTCTCCGGGACCATCCGCGAGAACGTCGCCTACGGTGACGCCGAGCTGTTCCGCTCGGTGCTGGCCAACTACGACGACATCCCGGCGGAGGTCGACCGGCGC from Halosimplex halophilum includes:
- a CDS encoding ABC transporter ATP-binding protein; its protein translation is MARPDPHGSFDEIREEVDGRPMLSLFRYATPYWAPLALGVVSTMVNRVARLFPALLIAAAIDLAVNPSGTASSVLSAVGIVPAEPVPLDDTAARLDLLYYLGALAAGAYVVQSVSHFGSRYFFQTTAQRIQHDLRLDTYDHMQRLSLDFFNNHQTGGMMSILNSDINRLEDFFNAEIREITRAIMIFTLVGGWMIYTAPWLGFLVLVPVPIIALITAKFIIWIEPKYKRIRELVARMNTRLSNNLGGAAIVKSFDRYDVERDRVAEQSGGYRDEKIDAITVRKAFFASLRLLVGAMFVTILVLGGRDAVTAGGLTAGAFVTYFMFLRYLDGPMTRIGKTANNYQKAKSSAERVFGVLGYTADVTTAEDGHAPDSVDGRVAFDDVDFSYAEGGEQILDGVDLEVEAGETVGFAGTSGSGKSTLLKLPPRFYDVDSGAVRIDGTDVREFDLQTLRNRIGVVEQDPYMFSGTIRENVAYGDAELFRSVLANYDDIPAEVDRRVREAAEAAGAHEFVTDLPDGYDTMVGERGVKLSGGQRQRVSIARTLLNDPDVIILDEATSDVDTETEELIQRNLEALTADRTAFVIAHRLSTIQDADRIVVMDDGEVIETGTHEELVDEGGAYAGLWASQTDENAAKSPVGADD
- a CDS encoding DNA replication complex subunit Gins51, whose product is MMDLDELRSVQSRERQTDSLQQLRESFYRDAGEFIQQLHRERERAAEEADDPWDAPEVNRLSDDIDTAEGTVEAIYERRVGKIVKMASLAAADMPTEDEGLTAEERSLFETLVGAIEENRARVEAVIDGENPAAAAADVETGVETAAGADPATGGADEPAPPADTGASGEAPADHPPDSPTSDPDASGSPGADPSAAGPTRDSAGGDGERGEVPSDPADLGDAPAASGAGGEPTPSPPGDEPAGASGVDAADLMGDGSETADAGDATDDTGPAAPPEESDDGGRDHPPQADGGAGAVDAGGSPESGRETGPAVPAGDGATTESASPSPDEATGGAEDASVDRATVRITSDVGEIFGVDQRAYDLTAEDVVTLPEANAGPLVERDAAERLD
- a CDS encoding S1C family serine protease; protein product: MDDSDSSRRRFLAACGTALSAGVAGCSDSILGGEAEDTTPVDPDPSTPGSGPADGNGGADGAAGDFEQFDADGESTYAEVYRSTVPSVAQIQVYTGAPSPSQGTGFVYSDGHVVTNQHVVEGAETIYLRFSDSGWLDATVEGTDVYSDLAVLSVEELPESAEPLALRESDPDVGTEVIAIGNPFGYSGSVSAGIVSGVNRTLPAPNNFSIPDAIQTDAPVNPGNSGGPLVTLDGVVAGVINSGGGDNIGFGISAPLTRRVVPALLEDGEYEHSYMGVRLQTVDPLHAEANDVDERVGVYIDLVRDGGPSDGVLQGSTGETTVAGQPGVGTGGDVVVSMDGTAIPTRETLASFLALETSPGDTIDVTVLRDGDERTVELTLGSRPDPT